A stretch of Caenorhabditis elegans chromosome IV DNA encodes these proteins:
- the arl-8 gene encoding ADP-ribosylation factor-like protein 8B (Confirmed by transcript evidence), with protein sequence MLAMVNKVLDWIRSLFWKEEMELTLVGLQNSGKTTFVNVIASGQFTEDMIPTVGFNMRKITKGNVTIKLWDIGGQPRFRSMWERYCRGVNAIVFMVDAADEEKLEASRNELMQLLDKPQLDAIPVLVLGNKKDLPGALDERQLIERMNLSSIQNREICCYSISCKEKENIDITLQWLIDHSKAQR encoded by the exons ATGTTGGCTATGGTGAATAAGGTTCTCGACTGGATTCGCAGTCTTTTTTGGAAAGAGGAGATGGAGTTGACACTTGTTGGGCTCCAAAACTCTGGAAAAACGACATTTGTCAATGTTATTGCT AGCGGCCAATTCACAGAAGATATGATCCCAACAGTCGGATTCAATATGCGGAAGATCACCAAAGGCAACGTGACGATCAAATTATGGGATATCGGGGGCCAGCCACGGTTCCGCTCGATGTGGGAACGATATTGCCGCGGTGTCAACGCCATCGTCTTCATGGTGGACGCTGCCGACGAGGAGAAGCTCGAAGCATCCAGAAATGAGCTTATGCAGCTGTTGGACAAGCCACAGCTCGACGCTATTCCAGTTTTGGTGCTCGGAAACAAGAAGGATTTGCCTGGAGCACTTGATGAGCGGCAATTGATCGAAAGAATGAATCTGTCATCAATCCAGAATCGCGAGATTTGCTGCTATTCTATTTCATGCAAAGAGAAGGAGAatattg ATATCACCCTCCAATGGCTCATCGATCACTCGAAAGCTCAACGCTAA
- the Y57G11C.14 gene encoding uncharacterized protein (Confirmed by transcript evidence) → MECVNCDCTVKTMDNLDKAIRELLQRGKHVNRMMDNEKMIREARRMEEVQQLKMQIPKPVDKKPRSSEKNLKLISCEETCMDETLKNSSKPRIIFNKQLGHAESIDFDVPSLSYESSDKGVVESTTSTSVSNPKKTTSSSMFTKSEATTISELTTSTFKKAKNPSGGALVLDNHYLINNDDGTVSKLPMKIYVKQHLEDGSLDVQLVFFDENSQKVMDISMLVNGKKIKDVQFCGKDAKLVN, encoded by the exons ATGGAATGTGTGAATTGTGATTGTACAGTCAAAACGATGGACAATTTGGATAAAGCGATTCGGGAACTGTTGCAACGTGGCAAACACGTCAATCGAATGATGGACAACGAGAAGATGATTAGAGAAGCTAGACGAATGGAAGAGGTTCAGCAGTTAAag atgCAAATCCCGAAGCCTGTTGACAAGAAGCCCCGCTCATCGGAAAAGAACCTCAAGCTCATTTCATGTGAGGAAACTTGTATGGATGAGACGCTGAAAAACTCGTCAAAGCCACGTATTATCTTCAACAAACAGCTCGGACACGCCGAATCGATTGATTTCGATGTTCCATCGCTGTCTTATGAGAGTTCG GATAAGGGTGTCGTCGAGTCGACTACTTCGACGTCGGTGTCGAATCCGAAAAAGACGACTTCTTCTTCGATGTTCACCAAGTCGGAGGCCACTACAATTTCGGAGTTGACCACTTCT acgTTCAAAAAGGCTAAGAATCCATCAGGTGGTGCTCTTGTGTTGGATAATCATTATTTGATTAATAATGACGATGGAACTGTGAGCAAATTGCCAATGAAG ATCTACGTGAAACAACATCTCGAAGATGGCTCTTTGGATGTTcaacttgtatttttcgatgaaaactcGCAAAAAGTGATGGATATTTCTATGTTGGTGAATGGGAAAAAGATCAAAGACGttcaattttgtggaaaagaCGCTAAACTTGTGAATTAG
- the Y57G11C.1147 gene encoding Protein BRICK1 (Partially confirmed by transcript evidence) encodes MHASEAVQQQLKDDWDNREFEQIIADNIKNIANFLSSFELSCRTKLATLSDKLNLLERKVEFLEARVTKGDTLS; translated from the exons ATGCACGCTTCGGAAGCCGTTCAACAACAACTAAAGGACGACTGGGATAATCGCGAGTTTGAGCAG ATTATTGCCGATAACATCAAGAACATCGCTAACTTCTTGTCCAGCTTTg AGCTCTCTTGCCGCACAAAACTAGCGACTCTCAGCGACAAGCTTAACCTTTTGGAACGAAAGGTCGAATTTCTTGAAGCCCGTGTCACCAAAGGAGATACTCTTTCGTAA
- the Y57G11C.1142 gene encoding uncharacterized protein (Confirmed by transcript evidence), with amino-acid sequence MEALFLNSTKTRYEWKGYSN; translated from the exons ATGGAAGCCTTGTTCTTGAATTCCACAAAAACCAG atATGAATGGAAAGGGTACAGCAATTAA
- the oig-5 gene encoding Ig-like domain-containing protein (Confirmed by transcript evidence) — protein sequence MITMGLRETMGRGGPPNTTTFIFLLGCLLFLVSDRYYTCTAENIRLKDYKSGNQFSLQITNNKRRSLQQTTPTEQYLNRSSPIAEQGNLHKLHCFFSAYPVPIPRWFHNGSEINEDKGYRFESNGNTLVFNATQDKAGKYDCRFATKQDIDRSFNVVVEELQDN from the exons ATGATCACAATGGGGTTACGAGAGACAATGGGTCGTGGTGGCCCACCGAATACTACAACATTCATATTCCTGCTAGGATGTCTACTTTTCCTTGtg TCGGATCGCTACTACACATGTACAGCCGAGAACATCAGACTCAAGGACTACAAGTCTGGCAATCAGTTTAGTCTGCAAATCACTAATAACAAGAGACGTAGTT tgcAACAAACGACTCCAACTGAGCAGTACTTGAATCGGAGTTCTCCAATTGCTGAACAAGGAAATCTACACAAACTTCACTGCTTCTTCTCCGCATA tccAGTACCAATACCCCGTTGGTTCCACAATGGTAGTGAGATCAATGAAGATAAGGGATATCGATTCGAATCAAACGGTAATACGCTTGTCTTCAATGCAACACAAGACAAGGCTGGAAAATATGATTGTCGATTTGCAACTAAACAGGATATTGATCGATCATTCAATGTTGTAGTCGAGg aacttcaagATAACTga
- the Y57G11C.46 gene encoding Serpentine Receptor, class T (Confirmed by transcript evidence), protein MTTYTTSTRSPTTVISVNSSTSISTIVAGINCDTVDYVQRYYPIAMMQIILLILSFSSIFLIIGGRIAQHHSYFHPNVKKLLKTYHGAILMYGVSLGTAQLYHVMTSMSYESCELLISCRLCFGFRVIATATVLIFCLLLFAIPFERSIATQHLGRGYENRKGSIGKWFSWSTVTVSLVFSICYHWSDFSKNRVCTHCIYDQNRVLIPMELMIWLTGMSISSLIYTFGLWIFNRCKLKKKTYSLAIEFQINQNLRILHLVLPLSLLTSLAFIWYSISPKWFKISMDIDPEKKQFHEMVQNIFPLYTLLSSSLWLVMMISEKKKKRIGLVPPEARKDEKDVYFKSLDNQWSKVPSQKPSVKMQILTVFSTPRNSMIVA, encoded by the exons ATGACTACATATACAACCTCTACAAGATCCCCAACTACAGTAATATCTGTGAATTCATCAACTTCAATTTCCACAATTGTTGCTGGTATCAATTGTGATACAGTTGATTATGTACAAAGATATTATCCAATTGCAATGATGCAAATTATACTG ctgattcTCTCGTTCTCCtccatatttttgataatCGGCGGAAGAATTGCCCAACatcattcatattttcatccaaatgtcaaaaaattactgaaaacttACCATGGAGCAATTTTAATGTATGGAGTGTCTCTCGGAACCGCACAg CTATACCATGTAATGACATCAATGTCTTATGAAAGTTGTGAACTGTTGATTTCGTGCCGATTGTGTTTTGGGTTCAGAGTTATTGCAACGGCTACTGTTTTAA TATTTTGTCTGCTGTTATTTGCAATTCCATTCGAACGTTCAATAGCAACTCAACATCTTGGAAGAGGATATGAGAATCGAAAAGGCTCAATTGGAAAATGGTTTTCCTGGAGCACT GTCACCGTATCGCTTGTATTTTCCATTTGTTACCACTGGTctgatttctcgaaaaatcgagtttGCACCCATTGCATTTACGATCAAAATCGAGTACTTATTCCAATGGAATTAATGATTTGGTTGACTGGAATGTCTATTAGTTCATTGATTTATACATTTGGATTATGGATTTTTAATCGgtgcaaattgaaaaa gaaaacctATTCGCTCGCaatcgaatttcaaataaatcaaaatcttCGAATTCTTCATTTGGTTCTTCCGTTATCATTATTAACCTCGTTAGCATTTATATGGTATTCCATTTCTccaaaatggttcaaaatatCCATGGATATTGATCCAGAAAAGAAGCAATTTCATGAAATGGTGCAGAAT atattCCCCCTCTACACCCTTCTATCCTCATCCTTATGGCTTGTAATGATGatatctgaaaagaaaaagaaaagaattgGATTGGTACCACCTGAAGctagaaaagatgaaaaagatGTATATTTCAAGTCATTGGACAATCAATGGTCAAAGGTTCCATCACAGAAACCGTCAGTTAAAATGCAAATTCTTACTGTTTTCTCAACGCCAAGAAATTCTATGATTGTTGCGTGA
- the nuo-3 gene encoding NADH dehydrogenase [ubiquinone] 1 alpha subcomplex subunit 6 (Confirmed by transcript evidence), protein MSATAGRVVRAGQHAVRTVAPIKSNNSAEARMSVLAAYKEFQRLTPKFWWDFGLHDMPLGVFRAVIKKQFTKNGHLTDVRVVDRLVGETHQHMKSIRYAFYNPDHVRNYLFAENVEAKPKDFLSKFLNGKE, encoded by the exons ATGTCTGCAACTGCCGGAAGAGTCGTCCGTGCCGGACAACACGCCGTTCGCACCGTCGCTCCAATCAAATCCAACAATTCCGCCGAGGCACGCATGTCGGTTCTCGCCGCTTATAAGGAGTTCCAACGTCTCACTCCAAAGTTCTGGTGGGATTTCGGACTTCATGATATGCCGCTCGGCGTGTTCCGTGCTGTCATCAAGAAGCAATTCACAAAGAACGGACATCTCACCGATGTTCGTGTCGTTGACAGACTTGTCGGAGAAACTCATCag CACATGAAATCGATCCGTTACGCATTCTACAACCCGGATCACGTGCGCAACTACCTGTTCGCTGAAAATGTCGAAGCCAAGCCAAAGGACTTCCTCTCCAAATTCCTCAACGGAAAGgaatag
- the coq-3 gene encoding Ubiquinone biosynthesis O-methyltransferase, mitochondrial (Confirmed by transcript evidence): protein MIPSRSARIIAKLQRLHSTTSAASVSSIDVKEVEKFGDLSAEWADELGPFHALHSLNRIRVPWIVDNVRKSDQKAPPRLVDVGSGGGLLSIPLARSGFDVTGIDATKQAVEAANQSLTAKPLQIAGISKRLRFEHTSVEDFCQKPHNKSAYDAVVASEIVEHVADLPGFIGCLAELARPGAPLFITTINRTWLSKLAAIWLAENVLKIVPPGVHDWEKFITPAELTSHLEKAGCRVTAVHGLMFHPVGNHWTWIESTQCNYGILAVKN from the exons ATGATCCCTTCACGAAGTGCCAGAATCATCGCAAAGCTACAACGACTACACTCGACTACTTCAGCCGCTTCAGTATCTTCTATTGATGTAAAAGAG gtcGAAAAATTCGGAGACTTGTCTGCAGAATGGGCTGATGAACTGGGTCCCTTCCACGCACTTCACTCATTAAACAGGATTCGAGTTCCTTGGATTGTCGATAATGTTAGAAAAAGCGATCAGAAGGCTCCTCCTCGATTAGTGGACGTTGGAAGCGGAGGGGGTCTTTTGTCGATTCCACTGGCCAGAAGTGGATTCGATGTTACAGGAATTGATGCGACGAAGCAAGCT GTAGAAGCTGCGAATCAGTCCCTCACAGCGAAACCCcttcaaattgccggaatctcGAAGCGCCTCCGGTTCGAGCATACCAGCGTCGAGGATTTCTGTCAGAAGCCACACAATAAATCGG CCTACGATGCAGTCGTCGCTTCGGAAATTGTCGAACACGTCGCCGATCTTCCCGGATTCATTGGCTGCCTCGCTGAGCTGGCTCGCCCCGGTGCCCCGCTCTTCATCACAACTATCAACAGAACGTGGCTGAGCAAATTGGCAGCTATTTGGCTTGCAgag aatgtacTCAAAATCGTGCCGCCCGGAGTCCACGACTGGGAAAAATTCATCACACCCGCCGAGCTCACTTCACATCTCGAAAAAGCGGGTTGCCGGGTGACGGCGGTGCATGGATTAATGTTTCATCCGGTTGGAAATCACTGGACATGGATCGAATCGACTCAGTGTAATTACGGAATTTTGGCAGTGAAGAATtag